One part of the Humulus lupulus chromosome 9, drHumLupu1.1, whole genome shotgun sequence genome encodes these proteins:
- the LOC133800086 gene encoding uncharacterized protein LOC133800086, whose product MSLLMLPTERNYPAKAVYRGGSIMSTIIAKFTTFDLLERAKQSPFKQFFLAPPLQYSGVIIHQLLLRRVVGRGKNEYCLNFNICGQNTRFGISEFGLITGLNCGISLDHAKYKEMTKSKRLLQTYLNNKECLSSEELEDGFKRCDVKEDVWKLGLCFLVDSLLLPSEPKKKCFIDVLSIVENEDDFFNYPWGRLSYEKTLFGLAKYMERLRNKYLKNVEQKRKRPAPQYTIYGYAIALQYWAYEIFTKFSAFADQQPLAFPRMLSWSAHKMLKEKDIEGLFKKKSNLVKATLNPRPEEKEFHDSIIQGPDELLMGRVISFVDDDVELEFEREEREESPTKPDVADGHRHEQDKKEIPTPINTHHEKLLADIGTLKSNQQRMEEKLDYLIELVLSQRKGSDSEDSLSDEHLASPHRTFIMEHVVGEDSPSCKVVSPRDMAGVEFMRRRVPTKRIFGSEFTDPTKKKKKAKTFVTDHCEINPLQPYDEKQMRRFKKWVIGLKKNDKPISLLAGSCTAKCFRIDERTSVHLQEAYSERFTIVDSMFQQFFEPHWEQFNKKKIKSSYIWPQEVLDYLVGDDNNFKRSWKDIDEVFTPINFSGTHWVLLEISLTSCLIKAYDSDITVVSNKEFENKMSRWGKMLPFLIQSNGLLSHRKDVQLQAQKVRFEFTRLGTEKVPQNKTSGDCGVYVIKHLEYLLAKKPLSEVNDDNMDFFRKKTCVDLFYHNLQP is encoded by the exons ATGTCACTCCTCATGCTTCCTACTGAAAGGAATTATCCAGCAAAGGCTGTGTATAGGGGAGGGAGCATTATGAGTACAATAATAGCGAAGTTCACGACATTTGACTTGTTGGAACGAGCGAAACAGTCACCATTCAAGCAATTCTTCTTAGCTCCGCCTCTACAATATTCTGGAGTTATTATTCACCAGTTACTGCTTAGGAGAGTTGTTGGTAGAGGAAAGAACGAATACTGCTTGAATTTTAATATTTGTGGTCAGAATACAAGGTTTGGAATTAGTGAATTTGGTTTGATCACTGGATTGAATTGTGGAATTTCTCTGGATCATGCAAAGTATAAAGAAATGACCAAGAGTAAAAGACTTCTCCAGACATACTTGAACAATAAAGAATGTTTGTCTTCTGAAGAGTTGGAAGATGGATTCAAAAGGTGCGATGTGAAAGAAGACGTATGGAAATTAGGTCTATGTTTTTTGGTAGACTCTCTTTTATTACCTAGTGAACCAAAGAAGAAATGCTTTATTGATGTCCTTTCCATCGTGGAAAATGAAGATGACTTCTTCAACTATCCTTGGGGGAGATTATCGTACGAGAAGACATTATTCGGCTTGGCAAAATATATGGAAAGGCTAAGGAATAAATACTTGAAGAATGTTGAGCAAAAGAGAAAAAGACCAGCACCTCAGTACACAATTTATGGTTATGCCATTGCTCTGCAATATTGGGCCTATGAAATTTTCACAAAGTTCTCTGCATTTGCTGATCAACAACCCCtggcctttccaagaatgctTAGCTGGTCAGCGCATAAAATGCTGAAAGAGAAAGATATTGAAggtttatttaagaaaaaaagt AATCTTGTGAAGGCCACGCTCAATCCAAGACCCGAAGAGAAAGAATTTCATGACTctattattcaaggaccagatgaACTACTCATGGGACGTGTTATTAGCTTTGTAGACGATGATGTGGAATTGGAGTTTGAAAGGGAAGAACGTGAGGAATCTCCCACAAAGCCCGATGTAGCAGATGGGCATCGTCACGAGCAAGACAAGAAAGAGATACCAACTCCAATTAACACCCACCATGAAAAGTTGTTAGCTGATATTGGCACTTTGAAAAGTAACCAACAAAGAATGGAGGAGAAGTTGGATTATCTAATTGAATTAGTGCTCTCGCAACGTAAAGGTAGTGATTCTGAGGATTCATTATCAGATGAGCATCTTGCTTCACCACACCGTACATTTATTATGGAGCACGTTGTTGGAGAAGATAGCCCTAGCTGTAAGGTGGTATCTCCTAGAGATATGGCTGGGGTGGAATTCATGAGAAGGAGGGTTCCAACGAAAAGAATTTTTGGTTCCGAGTTTACTGATCCAactaagaagaaaaagaaagcaaaGACATTTGTAACTGATCATTGTGAAATTAATCCCCTACAGCCATATGACGAAAAGCAAATGAGACGTTTTAAGAAATGGGTAATTGGTTTAAAAAAGAATGATAAGCCTATTTCTCTCTTGGCTGGTTCGTGCACTGCGAAATG CTTTAGGATTGATGAAAGAACGAGTGTACACTTACAAGAAGCTTACTCCGAAAGATTCACCATCGTGGATTCTATGTTCCAACAGTTCTTCGAACCACATTGGGAACAATTCAACAAGAAGAAAATCAAATCAAGCTACATTTGGCCACAAGAAGTGCTTGATTACTTGGTAGGTGATGATAACAATTTCAAAAGGAGTTGGAAAGACATTGACGAAGTGTTTACCCCAATTAATTTTTCTGGGACACATTGGGTGTTGTTAGAGATATCATTGACAAGCTGTCTTATAAAAGCTTATGACTCTGATATCACTGTGGTCTCCAACAAGGAGTTTGAGAATAAAATGAGCAGATGGGGAAAAATGCTACCATTTCTAATTCAATCCAATGGGCTGTTAAGCCATAGGAAAGATGTCCAACTACAAGCACAGAAAGTGCGTTTTGAGTTCACAAGACTTGGCACAGAAAAAGTGCCACAGAACAAAACTAG TGGCGATTGTGGGGTATATGTCATCAAACATCTGGAGTACTTGCTAGCCAAAAAACCGCTATCCGAAGTAAATGACGACAACATGGATTTCTTTAGAAAAAagacttgtgtagatttgtttTACCATAACTTACAACCATAG